The nucleotide sequence TCGCCCGCACCAAGCTGGAGGAGGCCGGCCTGCGCAACTGCCATGTCCGGCAGGCCGACATGTACCAGCTTCCCTTCCCCTCGGGGTCCTTCGACGCCGCCGTGGTGCATCAGGTCCTGCATTTCGCCGAGACCCCGGCGGAACTGCTGGCCGAGGCGGCGCGCGTGCTGCGTCCGGGCGGCTGCCTCCTGGTGGTGGACTTCGCGCCCCACGCGCTCGAGTCCCTGCGCGGGGAGCACGCCCACCGCCGGCTCGGCTTTTCCGACGAGGAGGTGGCCGGCTGGTGCCGGCAGGCCGGCCTCGCCTGCGACACGGTCGTCCATCTGCCGGGCGACCCGCTCACCGTTTCCATCTGGCCGGCGATCCGCACCGCCGCGGGCGTGCCGGCCGTCAAATCCCCCGTCCTCTCCATCAGCGGAGCCCCTTCATGACGTCCGCCGCCTCTTCCGCCGCCCCGGCGGTCAGCTTCGAGTTCTTCCCGCCGAAGACCGAGAAGATGGAGCAGAGCCTGTGGCAGGCGATCGAGCGGCTCGCCCCGCTGCGGCCGGCCTTCGTCTCGGTGACCTACGGTGCCGGCGGCTCGACCCGCGAGCGGACCCACGCGACCGTCTGCCGCATCCAGAAGGAGACGGGCATCCCCGCCGCCGCCCACTTCACCTGCGTCGGCGCAACGCGCGAGGAGATCGACTCGATCGCCCGCACCTATTGGGAGGCCGGCATCCGCCATCTCGTCGCCCTGCGCGGCGACCCGCCCGAATCGGCGGGCGGCATCGGCGGCCGCTACGAGCCCCATCCCGGCGGCTATGCCTACGCCGCCGATCTCGTCGCCGGCATGCGGGAGGTCGCGGATTTCGAGATCTCGGTGGCCGCCTACCCGGAAACCCATCCGGAGGCGCCGAGCGCCCAGTTCGACCTCGACAACCTGAAGCGCAAGGTGGACGCCGGCGCGACCCGCGCCATCACCCAGTTCTTCTTCGACAACGACGCCTATTTCCGTTTCCTCGACCGCTGTGCCGCGGCCGGCATCCATGTCCCGATCGTCCCCGGCATCCTGCCGATCACCAACTTCGCCCGCGCGGTGGAGTTCGCCGGCAAGTGCAACGCCTCGGTCCCGCAGAAGCTGGCCGACACCTTCGATGGGCTCGATTCCGACCCGGAGACCCGCCATCTCGTCGCCGCGACCGTCGCGGCGGAGCAGTGCCAGGCGCTCCAGGCCCAGGGGGTGAACGACTTCCACTTCTACACCCTGAACCGGGCCGACCTGACGGTCGCCATCTGCCGCATGCTCGGCGTGAAGGCGAAGGCCGCCGCCCCCTCGCCGGCTCCGGCGGCCTGAGGCGACGGCAGGGCTCGGCCTGTGCTAGTTTGACGCAGCGGCACGGACGGTGCGGAGGGCGGACGCGATGGACGGTCGGATCGGCTACGACGACGACTTCTATGCCTGGACGCAGGAGCAGGCGCGGCTTCTGCGCGAGGCGGCGTCCGAGCGGTCCAACTCGCCCATCGACCATGAGAACCTGGCCGAGGAGATCGAGGGCATGGGGCGGTCCGACGCACGGGCGCTCAACAGCGCGCTGATGCGCGTGATCGAACACCTCCTGAAGCTCGACCACTCTCCGGCCGCCGCGCCGCGCGCCGGCTGGCGAAGCTCGGTCATCAACCACCGGATCGAGGCGCTGGAGCAACTGGAGACCAGCCCCAGCCTGCGCAACCGCATCGAACTCGAGCGCGCCTACCGCAACGCCCTGCGCCTTGCCGCGGACGGGCTGGCCCGGGACGGCATCGCGCCGCACGCCCTGCCGGCCGAATGCCCCTACACGCTCGGCCAGCTCCTCGACCACGACTGGTGGCCCGCCGGCCGCCAGGACCAGCCCTGACCTCCCGTCTCCCGACGCCAAGCCAACGGACAAGACCCGACCCATGCCCCACATTCTCGACACCCTGCGCGACCGTGTTCTGCTCTGCGACGGCGGGTTCGGCAGCCGGATCCAGGCGCTCGACCTCGATGTCGAGAAGGACTACTGGGGGCATGAGAACTGCACCGACATCCTTCCGCTGTCCCGCCCGGACATCGTCCGCGAGATCCATCGCGGCTATTACGAGGCCGGTGCGGACATGGTGGAGACCGACACCTTCGGCGCCTCGCCGGTGACGCTGGGCGAGTTCGGCATCTCCGAGAAGGCGTTCGAGATCAACCAGCGCGCGGTCGAGCTGGCGCGCGAGGCGGCGGAGACCTTCACGGACGGGCAGCCGCGCTTCGTCATCGGCTCCATCGGGCCGGGCACCAAGCTGCCCAGCCTCGGCCATATCGCCTACCAGGACCTGGAGGACAGCTTCGCCGTCCAGGCGGCCGGGCAGATCGCCGGCGGCGCCGACGCCATCCTGGTGGAGACCTGCCAGGATCCGCTGCAGATCAAGGCCGCCGTCAACGGCATCAAGCGTGCCCGCAAGGAGGCCGGGGTCGACACCCCCGTCTTCGTCCAGGTGACGGTGGAGACGACCGGCACGCTGCTGGTCGGCACCGACATCGCCGCGGCGGCCACGGTCATCCAGGCGCTCGACGTGCCGCTGATGGGGCTGAACTGCGCCACCGGGCCGCTGGAGATGAGCGAGCACGTCAAGTGGCTGACGCAGAACTGGCCGGGCCTCGTCTCCGTCCAGCCCAACGCCGGCCTGCCGGAGTTGGTGGACGGCAAGACCCATTACCCGCTGCGCGCCGAGGATTTCGCCACCTGGCTGGAGCGTTTCGTGGTCGAGGACGGGGTGAACCTCGTCGGCGGCTGCTGCGGCACCAACGTCCCGCACATCGCCGCCGCCAACCAGATGCTGCGCCGGCTGGCGCCCGCCGGCTCGCACCGCCCGGCGCCGAAGAACCGCACCGTGCACTGGGTGCCGGCGGTGGCGTCGCTCTACTCGCAGGTCACGCTGCGGCAGGAGAACGCCTTCTTCGCCATCGGCGAGCGCTGCAACGCCAACGGTTCCAAGAAGTGGCGCGAGCTGCAGGAGAGGAACGACTGGGACGGCTGCGTCGAGATGGCGCGCGAGCAGGTGAAGGAAGGCAGCCACTCGCTGGACGTCTGCACCGCCTTCGTCGGCCGCGACGAGGTGGCGGAGATGCAGGCGGTGGTCTCGCGCTTCGCCGGGTCGGTGACCGCTCCCCTCGTCATCGACTCGACCGAGTATATCGTGCTCGAGAAGGCGCTGGCGCTCTACGGCGGCAAGGCCATCCTCAACTCCATCAACTTCGAGGATGGCGAGGAGCCGGCGCGCAAGCGGCTGGAACTCGCCAAGAAGTTCGGCGCCGCGGTCATCGCCCTGACCATCGACGAGGAGGGCATGGCCAAGACGCCGGAGCGCAAGCTGGAGATCGCCCGGCGCCTCTATGATCTGGCGGTGAACGAGTACGGGCTCGCCCCGTCCGACCTGCTGTTCGATCCGCTGACCTTCACCATCGCCACCGGCAACGAGGACGACCGCAAGCTCGCCATCTGGACGCTGGAGGGCATCGAGGCCATCGCGCGGGAGATGCCCGGCTGCCAGATCATCCTCGGCCTGTCCAACGTCTCCTTCGGCCTGAACGCCGCGGCGCGCCATGTGCTGAACTCGGTCTTTCTCGACCATGCGGTGAAGCGCGGGATGACCGGCGCCATCGTCCATGTCTCGAAGATCCTGCCGCTGCACCAGATCCCCGAGCAGGAGGTCAAGGTCGCCGAGGATCTGATCTTCGACCGCCGCGCCGAGGGATACGACCCGCTGCAGGCCTTCATCGCGCTGTTCGAGGGGCGCAAGGCGGCCGACGCCAAGAAGAAGGCGCGCGCCGAGACGGTCGAGGAGCGGCTGAAGGAGCGCATCGTCGACGGCGACCGCACCGGGCTGGAGGACGATCTGGCG is from Azospirillum thermophilum and encodes:
- the metF gene encoding methylenetetrahydrofolate reductase, with product MTSAASSAAPAVSFEFFPPKTEKMEQSLWQAIERLAPLRPAFVSVTYGAGGSTRERTHATVCRIQKETGIPAAAHFTCVGATREEIDSIARTYWEAGIRHLVALRGDPPESAGGIGGRYEPHPGGYAYAADLVAGMREVADFEISVAAYPETHPEAPSAQFDLDNLKRKVDAGATRAITQFFFDNDAYFRFLDRCAAAGIHVPIVPGILPITNFARAVEFAGKCNASVPQKLADTFDGLDSDPETRHLVAATVAAEQCQALQAQGVNDFHFYTLNRADLTVAICRMLGVKAKAAAPSPAPAA
- a CDS encoding DUF29 domain-containing protein — protein: MDGRIGYDDDFYAWTQEQARLLREAASERSNSPIDHENLAEEIEGMGRSDARALNSALMRVIEHLLKLDHSPAAAPRAGWRSSVINHRIEALEQLETSPSLRNRIELERAYRNALRLAADGLARDGIAPHALPAECPYTLGQLLDHDWWPAGRQDQP
- the metH gene encoding methionine synthase: MPHILDTLRDRVLLCDGGFGSRIQALDLDVEKDYWGHENCTDILPLSRPDIVREIHRGYYEAGADMVETDTFGASPVTLGEFGISEKAFEINQRAVELAREAAETFTDGQPRFVIGSIGPGTKLPSLGHIAYQDLEDSFAVQAAGQIAGGADAILVETCQDPLQIKAAVNGIKRARKEAGVDTPVFVQVTVETTGTLLVGTDIAAAATVIQALDVPLMGLNCATGPLEMSEHVKWLTQNWPGLVSVQPNAGLPELVDGKTHYPLRAEDFATWLERFVVEDGVNLVGGCCGTNVPHIAAANQMLRRLAPAGSHRPAPKNRTVHWVPAVASLYSQVTLRQENAFFAIGERCNANGSKKWRELQERNDWDGCVEMAREQVKEGSHSLDVCTAFVGRDEVAEMQAVVSRFAGSVTAPLVIDSTEYIVLEKALALYGGKAILNSINFEDGEEPARKRLELAKKFGAAVIALTIDEEGMAKTPERKLEIARRLYDLAVNEYGLAPSDLLFDPLTFTIATGNEDDRKLAIWTLEGIEAIAREMPGCQIILGLSNVSFGLNAAARHVLNSVFLDHAVKRGMTGAIVHVSKILPLHQIPEQEVKVAEDLIFDRRAEGYDPLQAFIALFEGRKAADAKKKARAETVEERLKERIVDGDRTGLEDDLAEALKGHSPIDIINTLLLDGMKVVGDLFGAGKMQLPFVLQSAETMKAAVAYLEPFMEKVEGQQKGTLVLATVKGDVHDIGKNLVDIILTNNGYKVVNLGIKQPVTTIIQAAKEHKADAVGMSGLLVKSTVVMRENLEEMTREGLEVPVLLGGAALTRAYVETDCVAAYGSGRVAYAGDAFDGLTLMDQVVSGSFDQQLAIQQAKRAGKAVNKRRVLGKATSAAEGPVDREAARARRARLADGVPVPTPPFWGPKLIEHVPLKTLVTYLNERMLYQLQWGYRKDGKSFEEFKEWAKKELRPVLDRILRIAAEQEILRPQAVYGYWKAAADGNDVILFAEDGTSEVARFTLPRQAKEDGECIADFLRDVNEPERDVLGLQIVTMGQHCAEVARQWFAENRYQDYLYLHGLSVEMTEAMAEYVHARIRAELGFAAEDSRDKEKLLQQGYRGSRYSFGYPACPKLEDQEQLLRLLDAGRIGVEMSDEHQLHPEQSTSAIVLHHPRAKYFSV